ATGACATCGAACAGTCTGTTGAAGAGTCAAATTAAGAATTAATATTAGTCGAATATAGTACATActattaaacaaaacaaaaaaggattAAGAACAGAATTTTTTTTGACAAACAGGGTATTCACCTTTTGCGGCTGAGCTGTAGCACCTTTTGCAATGAAGAATAGCACCTTGGATTCCGTCATTTTGCTCCAGCAGTGAATCGTCTCTCCGGTTCATCGGCGACGCAACGAATGACGCCGTCGACCGGCTCTTCCTTAGCTGTTTACGAACAACTCCAAGTACAGCAACTCGGCTCCCCTGTTTTCCCTCTTCTGATGATTTTCTGGGTAAGCTCAATGATTGCATTGACGGAGAACACAATTGACCTGCTCTTGAAACATTGTCTGATATTTTTATATTGTCGGTGTACCTTTTGGAAGCTCTGGAGTACAGTGGCTTCATTAACTTCAAATATTTGGGCATATCTTGCTTTGACGAGTCTTTAACTGAAGAATCGTCTTCTTCTTGTTGAACTTGGTTTCCTTTTGAACTTTTATTGTATCTGAAGGAAATACAGCTGGCTGGAACCTCCTCCACCTTGCATTTCACCGTAAATCGAGTGCTCTCTGCCTTAGGCGATAGTTTCTGGCCGACTTGAATCTTTGGACTGGCCGCAGAAGAATCGTTAATGCCCACTTTCTCCGGCTTTGACTTCCTGAAGCCCAAGAAGCAGACGCGAAACTTGGGAGCTGATCTGAGTATATAATTCGGAGAAAGAGGCTTGGAGTTTGAGTCAACTGGAAAAGCTTTTGGTTTAAAAAACACATCTTTAGGAGACTCAGGAAGATTGAGTTTGCTCTTCCCTTGCTTTACAGAAGAATCGTCAAGGGGGCCTGTTTCAGAAACAGACTTGGAGTTGTTGTTTTCTTTAGGGTGTCCTGTGAACACCAAATCGAAGAACGAGTCTTCGTCGTCATTGGTTTTTTCATCAGTCTCCAGTGCTCGGTTGTGTAAGTAATCGACAGTGTCGACGAAATTATTAACAGAATCAAGATCAGAGACGATATCTCTAACGGCGGCAGTGCGCCAGAATTTGAGTATGTTAAAAGCATCCATGGATTTCGTACAGAGGTTTTGAATGTAAGAAAAAGGCAAGTGAGCAATGAGGAAAAGTGCAAGAAGAATGAACGTACAAATAGAGCTTAAATATGGTGCTTTATATATAATGAGAATGGAGTTTCGTGAAAGCAGAGAGTTGATGTAAGCTTCTCTactttttgaaatgaaaagagaagaagACTGAAGAGTAGTAGTGCAAAGATTTGTTGTTATCGACGTTTTTATAGGTAGAGAGATAGAGCCATCGACCATCGTCATGTGAGGAGCAGAGTTTCAGTTAATTAGAAAAGCAGATACTCCCCTACTACAATTCTCGTGCGTCCGCGTATGCACGATTACAGACTATGGACTAGAGGTTAAAATTACGGAGTAAAAGTCTGAAATTTGGGTAACCTCCAATAAATATCAGAAACTTTACTTTTGATTTTTACAGCCTTTTACTGGTCCAACACTCTCAACGTTCCCTATTCCAAGATTGAAAGTTTCAGTCTACCCAACAAATAATATAGCTCAATTTAATTCACAGAAAAAACTACCTTTATGATGACTAATTATGAGCCTGAAACCCTGAACTATAGGTCACTGGCAGGTGTAATAAGCTGGTCTTAGTCTTGAACTATATCGGAGCATTATTTAGACGTTAAAATATAATATAACTCCACAAATCGAACATATTGTTAAAAGGAAAAAGCTAATGTAGCGGTATCGGGTTTAAATCCTAAATCCACAAACTAAGATGGCGCTTTTCCATTCTAGATCGATGACAATGGACAGAGTTTATAAAGAAAACTCTTTGTATCTCTAAGGGGATATCTAGGTTGTGGAAAACCAAGGGAGTTCcattttgtgataatttttatcGATCCTAACTTAGGTTGTGGTTGTTGCTGATTCTCTTCCGCAAAGAAGAAACCATTTAGTCTCCTACTCTAGTATTTATGTGATGGCCCGATAAGTCATTTTGAGTTGTAGCTTTTATTTCTGTGTTCCGAAATCTCAAATAGTTCCGGTTAGCattcctcgatttgcatgcacagttctGTCTTTTCCCGAAAAactttttatgtgaaaaattaaagaaaatgtaaAATTTAGCCTTAAAATGTTATGAGTTGACTACGACCAACATTTTGTGTAAACGAATCCGTATCAGTGTTTTGACGGTTTCACTTGGTCCGCATCGTGAAATCCCTAATTTGATTTAACATGATTTGTTGAAAATTTTGAAGACTTAAAGAATTCCTAGGTTTGACCATAGGTTGACTTTGTTGTTACCGGGTTCGGATTTCGGTTCCAAAACTTGGTATAGTTTAATTTTACTATTTATAACTTTTCTGCAAAATTTAGTGCAAAACGAAgttgatttgatgtgattcggacatCCGGTTGTAAATTTggaagttcttaagtttctttgagaatttcattcattttgatgtccgatttcgtagttttaggtgttattttggtaatttgaccaCACGAGCAAGGTCATATGATGTAATTACACTTGTGTACATGTTTGGCTTGAAGTcgaggggcttgggtgagtttcgaataggctacGGATTGATTTTCAACTTAGGAGGATTGTTGGTTTCAGGTATCCTAGTGTCTGGTGTTTTGTTCTTCGCGACCGCGAAGAGTAACCTGGACTGGGGTGGGATTTCCTCTATGCGGACGCGAGGTTGATGTTGCAAATGCGAAGTAGTTGTGGGatcacccttcgtgaacgcgatcaAAGCTACGCGAACGCAATGGGGTATGGGCCTGGAAAGGGATCAACTGTgtgttctatgcgaacgcgatcaAATGGTTGCTAACGCGAAGGCTAGGGGCAGAGCCATCATGAACGCGTAGGGCATTACGCGAACGCCAAAGCCGGTAGGGCCGTATTGCTTTGCGATCGTGTCAcgtccttcgcgaacgcgatgaagacctGATGCCAGTGATTTAAAATATCCTAAAGACgggattttttttcatttttcaccatCTTCATATTAGAGCTCGGCCTAGAGGTGATTTTGAAGAAGAATTTCATCCTCACTTTATAGGTTAGTatattttaactcgttttcttctaTTTCCATCTACACCCATTGATTTCTAACCTTAATCTATGCTCTTTTATCGTAGAAAATTAGAGATTTGGATAGAATTGGAGTTTTTATAAAATTGGGATTTAAACCTCAAATTGATTtcagattttgaaactaatcacataatcGGGCTCGGGGTGTATGCGTTATTGTGTTTTGGTTCGAATctcaagttttgaccaagcgaccCCGAggttgacttttattgactttttgggaaaagtgtaaagatccttgctttatctattgtaattgattttcctagcattgtttgatgatattaagttgaTTTTAGTTAGATTCGATTGGTTTGGAGGCGAATTATAGAGGAAAGGTctcggttgagatttgaattgattgcggagcgaggtaagtgttggatctaaccttgatttgagagAATTAGGAACTCTTGAACTATATGTTATGTGAATTACGTGTGTAACGACATATATGTAAGATGATGAGTGTATATACACCATCAAAATAATGGTTTCCATGATTTCTCGTATTTCATGAATTATCTTATTCCATGTCTTAACTGTTATACGCTTTAATTGTTTTCTATGTCGTAATTTGTTACTTGTCATTAATTATTCTTGTATTGAAATATTCGTCCCTTCCATGATTCTGTGATTGATTGCTACTTGCTTTAATCGTTTTACTTGTACTCCTTAATTGTCACATACTTGATTTGTCTTTTTGCTATTGTATTATTTGTAGCATTCCTTTGATTTGTACATAGTTCCTTTATTGCTTTGCTTTCATATTCTTTAATCGTAGAGATTCTTGTGAATTGAGCTGTTAGATTGTTTACATTTATTGAATTTGTttacggatcgggttgcacgccgcaacgattatGATATGGTGGAATGAGGGAGGATTTTGATAACTGATATGGTGGAATCAGATTGCGCACACAACGGTTGTGTACGTAATACTTGATATTGATAAATTGTGacatggtgaaataagggaggattatgatgatatggtgggatcgggttgcgcgctgcaacagatttgatatgtgatttttgatattgatatggtgaaataaggaagGATTATG
This sequence is a window from Nicotiana sylvestris chromosome 3, ASM39365v2, whole genome shotgun sequence. Protein-coding genes within it:
- the LOC104223660 gene encoding probable membrane-associated kinase regulator 2, with product MDAFNILKFWRTAAVRDIVSDLDSVNNFVDTVDYLHNRALETDEKTNDDEDSFFDLVFTGHPKENNNSKSVSETGPLDDSSVKQGKSKLNLPESPKDVFFKPKAFPVDSNSKPLSPNYILRSAPKFRVCFLGFRKSKPEKVGINDSSAASPKIQVGQKLSPKAESTRFTVKCKVEEVPASCISFRYNKSSKGNQVQQEEDDSSVKDSSKQDMPKYLKLMKPLYSRASKRYTDNIKISDNVSRAGQLCSPSMQSLSLPRKSSEEGKQGSRVAVLGVVRKQLRKSRSTASFVASPMNRRDDSLLEQNDGIQGAILHCKRCYSSAAKDCSMSLSRSTNEDLSRASSEELNRWSI